The stretch of DNA CCAGTCGCCCCTGACCGGGCACGTCCAGGCGTTCCGGGAGGGCGCCGGCCGCGCCGGGCGGCGCGAACGGCTGCGGCAGGTCCGGCGGGACGTGCCACAGGCCCGCCGGGGTCGCCGCGCGCGTCTGGGCGCTGAGCAGGCCCAGCTGCGTGCCGAACCCCACCGTGAGGTACCGGTAACGCCAGTGTTCGTCCTTCTCGATGAAGTTCAGCAGCGGCGTCAGGTTCAGCGGTGGCCCTTCGAGGACCCGCGTGGCGTTCAGGGCGCTCATGCTGACCGTCCCGAGAATCACCAGGGTGGCGCTGATCAGCAGCGGCAGCGGTGGGCGGGGCGTGCGCCGCGCGGCGTCCCAGCCGCTCAGGGCGACCAGCGCCGCCAGGGGCGTGAGCAGCAGCGTGCCCAGCAGGGTCAGGGTCTCGGGCGCGGCGCGCCACGGCACCGGCAGCAGCAGCGAGGTCAGGGCCGCGAGCAGCAGTACCGTTCCGGTCAGCGCGGCGCGGACGCTGTCCGGCGCGGCCGCCCACCGCACCGCCGCGCGCCGCAGAGGCGGGCCGGGCGCGTCGTCCCAGGCGGTGCGGGCGGCGCGCAGCAGCGTGGGCATCACCCACGCGACCGACAGCAGCGGCAGGCCCCACGTGAGCCAGATGCTGCGGCCCTCGCGCAGATCCGGGATGGGCACGCGGGTGGTCGGCCCGACCCACGCGTGGTCCGGTACGGCCAGCAGGATCAGGGCAGCCGGAACGGCGAGGGCCGCCTGCAGCGCTCGTCGCCGGGGCTGACGCGGCGCCGGGAGGGTCAGCGCCAGGGTGCCCAGCAGCAGCAGCGGCGCGGCGCTGTGCGCGGCGGCCGCCGCGACGAGCGGAACGGTCCAGCCGAGCAGGTCACGGGTCCGCGCGCGGCTCACCCAGGCGTGCAGGGTCGGCGCGGCGTTCAGCGCGAGTCCCGCGCCGAGCACGGCGCCCAGCTGACCGAACACGCTGACGCTGAGCGTCAGGGCGCTGCCCAGCAGCGTCAGGAGCGCCGCGACGCCCGCCCCGCGCGGCCCGGCGCCGACGAGCAGCGCGAAGCGGTACGTGCCGTACAGCAGCGTGACGACCGCGAGGAACTGCGCGGCGGCGTACCCGCCGTCCAGGCCCAGCTGCCCGCTCAGCGCGGCGATGAGTTGCGGGAGCAGGGGGGACTCGCCGGTCAGGGGCACGCCGCCGTACCAGCGGTCGTCGAAGGGGTCCAGTGGCGCGCGGGCGTACGCGCTGGCCAGGAACAGCCACTCGGCGGCCTGCGCGGATTTCAGTCCGGCGCGCGTCAGGACGAGCACGCCGTGGTACGCGCCGGTCAGCAGCAGCGCCAGCAGCAGCAGTCGGGAAGGGCGGCGGGTCACGGTCCCCGTCCGGCGCGCCGGGCCAGGTGGGGGCGGCGGGATGGGGGAGACCAGGTCAGGGCACGGGACCGGAGAGGGGTGGTCATGCCAGACGCGGCCGCGCGGGGGTTCACGGGTTTAGCCTACCGTCCGGGGCGCGCCGGGCGGTGTGGGATACGCCCCCGTCGGGGGCGCGTCCACGCAGGTCGAGGTGAGGCAGCGTTCCGGCGCGGGGTGTGCCAGAGTGAACGGGCGTCGCCTCGTTGGACCCGGTTCAGGTGGTGTGTTGAAACTGAGTTTCCGTTCCGGGTGAACCGTTCTTCCGGTGAGTGATGGCAGGGTGCGGATCGTTGCCTCCGGTGGGCTGGCGTGGCGTCTGACAGGAGTTCCCCTTGATCTCTGCGGTGTTCCCTGATCTCTTCGTGAACCTGTGCGTCCTGGTGACGCTGTCGTTCGTGCTGAGCCTCACGTACCGGGACTGGCCGCCCCCGCCGGGGCGCGCCCTGCGCTGGGGGCGCCTGCTGTTCACGGCGGGCATGTCGGCGGCGCTGTTCCTGCTCGCCACGCCGCATGCGGGTGGGCGGGTCAGTCTGACGCTGGTGCCGGTGGTGTTGATGACCCTGCGGCACGGCTGGCGTGGACTGTACGTGGGTGTCCCCGCGACGCTGCTGGCCGGACTGGACGGTGCGTGGGCGTTCGCCAGTGCGGCGCTGTCCCTGCTGTGCGTGACGGCGTGCACGGTCCGGGCGCGGCACCTGCTGGATCTCAGTGACGTGAGCGGTTCCCTGCAGCGGCACGGGTGGGTGGCGCTGGTGCTGTTCCTGCCTGCGAGCCTGCCGCAACCGGGCGGGCTGGAGGACTGGGCGCGGGTGTATCCGCTGGCGGTCCTGATGAACGCCGTGGGGTTCCTGAGTACCGCGACGATGCTCACGTCGCGTGTCGCGTTGATTCAGAGTACGACCCGTTACCGGACTGAGGCGCATCACGACGCGCTGACGGGACTGGCGAACCGGCGGCAGTTCGAACTGGACTTGCCGTTTACGCAGGTGGGGGACGCGCTGCTGCTGTTCGACCTGGATCACTTCAAGCGGGTGAACGACGAGTTCGGGCACCCGGTCGGGGATGAGGTGCTGCGGGTGGTGGCTCAGGCGCTGGCGGCGGAGTTGCGTGGTCGGGACCGGGCGTACCGGTACGGGGGGGAGGAGTTCGCGGTGATTCTGCGCCGCGTGCCGCCTGCGGAGCTGGAGCGGGTGGCGCGGCGTATGGCGCGGGTGGTGTCGTCGCTGGAGCCGGTGGAGGTGGCGGGCGTGAGGGGCCCGCGGGTGACGGTGTCGGTGGGTGGGGCGCCGTTCGGGTTGTGGTCGCGCACGCGGACGCTGTGGGACGCGGATGAGGCGCTGTATCAGGTGAAGAGTGCCGGGCGGGATGGTGTGCGGATCGCGGGTGGGGGGGCGCGGCGGGAGGTGGAGTATCAGGTGTGAGGGTGCCTGGAGTCTGGAGGTGTGGGTATGCTCACCTCATGCGTATCCGATTGCAGATATGAAAGACAATCGGATCTCGCCGTCGCCAGTCTGCATCTGTCCCTGTTGACGTTTCTGCATGACCAGCCTGGGGAGCCGGGCCGTGGAGCTCCCGCTCGCGCCCCACCTGCCTGGGCTGTCGCCGAAGCGGAGCGTTGCCTGTCGTGGCGTGTGTGCTGGTTGATCTGGCTGCTACAGGAACCTTCATCTGACGGCATTGCTGCAGGACTGGTATCTGAACCTGAGCTTTGGCATGAGCCGCGGCGGACTGGGGTTGTCAGGGAGTGGTCGGGTTCCGGAAAGTCGTGGAATACAGCGAGTACAGGGTATGAATCTGTTTCATATCTGCACACAGGATATAAATGAGGATGCGGCTGGCTGTCCCGACCTCTCACCCCCACCGGCCGAACGCCAGCGCCGACGCCACGTCCTCGAAAAAACGGGGGCGCAGAATCGCCAGGAAGGGGTCTCCGATCAGTTCCGAGGGGGACAGGAGGGGGGCACGCACCGCGGGCCTCTCATGACCGCTCCAGGCGCAATCACTCTCGATTGCCTCTCCGTTTCACACTAATTCCAGTTAGTGTGAAACACAGTCACGGTTGACCACCTGTTCACCGCAGCCGAGGTCCCGTCAGTTCGCATCGATCCAGGCCGCCAGCGTCGCCTTCGGCACGGCGCCCACCTGCCGCCCTGCCAGCTTCCCGCCCCTGAACAGCAGCAGGGTGGGAATGCCCTGCACGGCGTGATCGCCCGGCGCGCGCGGATGCTCGTCCACATTCACCTTCACGACCTTCAGCTTCCCGGCGCGTTCACGGGCGAGGTCCTCCAGGATGGGGCCGATCACGCGGCACGGACCGCACCAGGGCGCCCAGAAATCCACGAGGACCGGCACGGCCGCCTGCACGTCCCCCGCGAAGGTGGCGTCGGTGCCGCTGATCAGCCAGGGCAGCGCGGCGCCGCAGCGGGCGCACATGGGCACCTGTCCGGCGGGAACGGTCGCCACGCGGTTCTTCGCGCCGCACGCGGCGCAGGTCAGCACGTCACTCATGCTCCGAGTATGCGCGCCGCCCGGCCCAGGCGCGCTTTACGCAAACTGAACACAGGACCGCTAGGGTGCGCCGCATGAAACGGATGACCCTCCTGCTGGCCGCCGCCCTGTCCATCTCTCCTGCGCTGGCGCAGACTGGTCACTCCGGTCACGCCATGCCCGGCATGACCGCCCCACAGGGCCCGGACCTGAACGCACTGAGCGGCCAGGCGTTCGACCGGGCGTACCTGAGCATGATGATCGCGCACCACCAGGGGGCGCTGGACATGGCCCGCGCCGCGCAGCCGCGCCTGAAGGACAGGCAGGTGAAGGCCTGGGCGGCGGCGGTCGTGAAGGATCAGACGCGCGAGATCACCCTGATGACCGGCTGGCTGAAGGGCCTGGGCAGCGTGGACCCTGCGGCGCGCTCGCACATGCAGGGCATGATGGCGGGCATGGTCGCCCCGTTGAAGTCGGCGGCAGACGCCGACCGGGCGTTCGTGCAGGGCATGCTGCCGCACCACCAGGGGGCGCTGGAGATGGCGGGTGTGGCGCTGGCGCGCAGCGGCGACGCGCGGGTGCTGAAGCTCTCGCGGGACATCGTGCGGGCCCAGGCGGACGAGATGTACGCGTTCCGGCTGTGGCTGCGGCGCTGAGCTACCCTGGGGCGGTATGGCGCGCGTCCTGATCGTGGATGACGACCCGGCGATCCTGGAGATCCTGGGCGCGTACCTGCGGGCCGACGGGCACGACGTGCGCGAGGCCACGACCGGCGTTCAGGCGCGGGCGCTGCTGCCGGAGGTGGACCTCGCGGTGCTGGACTGGATGCTGCCGGGCGTGAGCGGGCTGGACGTGGCGCGCGAGCAGCGCCGCGCGCACCCGGACTTCCCGCTGATCCTGCTCAGCGCGCGCGGCGAGGAGGAGGACCGCCTGCGGGGCCTGGACGTCGGCGCGGACGATTACGTCACCAAGCCGTTCTCGCCGCGTGAGGTCGCCGCGCGCGTGCGGGCGCTGCTGCGGCGCAGTGGCGTGCGGGACGTGGTGGGCGGCGCGGGCCTGAGCGTGAACGCCCGCACGCGGGAGGTGACGCTCGACGGCGCGCCCCTGACCCTGACGCGACTGGAATTCGAGCTGCTGCTGACCCTGGCCGGTCACCCCGGCATGGTCTGGACGCGGGAGCGGTTGCTGGACCGGGTGTGGGGCGCGGACGACCCGGTCGTGGAGCGGGTGGTGGACGTTCACCTGGCGGGCCTGCGGCGCAAGCTGGGTGAGGACGCCGCCCGCCCGCGCTTCATCGAGACGGTGCGCGGCGTCGGGTACCGGTTCCGGGACGGCGCGTGAAGCTGTTCCCCCGGCTGCTGCTGGCGCACCTGCTCGCCGTGCTGGTGGCGCTGGGCGCGCTGCTGCTCGTGGCGGAACTCACGCTGCCGGGCGTGTACCAGCATCACGTGGATCAGATGGTGCGGGCCATGGGCGAGCCGGGCCGGGCGCTGCGGCCGGATCTGGAGGCCGGGATGCGCGGGGCGCTGACGGGCGCGCTGCTGCTGGCCCTGCCGTTCGCGGCGCTCGCGGCGGCGCTGTCGGCGCTGCTCACGTCCCGGCGGGTGGTGCGGTCCGTGGCGCTGCTGGGCCAGGGCAGCCGCGACCTGACGGGCGGGGCGTACGCGCGGCGGCTGCCGGAGGGCGGGCGGGATGAACTGGCGGATCTGGCGCGGAACTTCAACCGGCTGGCGGCGGCCCTGGAGCGGGTCGAGCAGGACCGCGTGACGCTCATCGGCGAGGTCGGGCACGAACTGCGCACGCCGCTGGCGGCCCTGCGCGGGTACAGCGAGGCGCTCAGTGACGGGGTGCTGCCCCCGGCGCAGGTGGCCCCGGCGATCGCGCGTGAGGTGCGCGTGCTCGAGCGGCTGGCGCAGGACCTGAGTCTGGTGTCGCGCGCCGAGGCGGGCCACGTGGACCTGCGCCCCGAGGCGGTGCCCGTGCAGGCGCTGCTGGACGCGGCGCGCGAGCGCTTCGCGGACGTGTACGCCGCGCGCGGGGTGACGCTGCGGGTGGGTGGGTCCGGCGCGTGGGTGCAGGCCGATCCGGAGCGGGCCGGGCAGGTGCTGGCGAACCTGCTGCACAACGCCGCGCGGCACACCCCGCCGGGCGGGACGGTCACACTGGAGGCGGCCCCGGCGGGCGGGGCGGTGGCCCTGACGGTCCGCGACACGGGCGGCGGGATCGCCCCGGCGCACCTGGAACGGATCTTCGAGCGCTTCTACCGCGTGGACGAGGCCCGCACGCGAGGCGAGGCAGGCGGCGTGGGCAGCGGCGTGGGCCTGACGGTCGCGCGGGCGCTGGCGCGGCGCATGGACGGCGACCTGCGGGCCGAGTCCGGCGCGGGCGGCAGCATGTTCACATTCACGCTCCCGGTCGCCCCGGTGGGCGGGGCAAGACCAGACACGCTAGATTGACGGCCATGCGCCCGCTGCCCGACCCGAACCTCCCCGCCCTGCTGAGGGTGCGGCTGGGACGCGGGCGGGCGGCGGCGAACGAGATCGCCCCGAACCTGCACGGGTGGTGGTGCGCGAACCTGGGACGCCCCCTGCGCCTCCTCCGGACGGACTGATTCCCGGCCGCGCCCCTGACGGCGCGACCAGCCTCTTTCCCCTGTCCCGGAGGACACCCCATGACCCTGACCATTCCCGACCACCTGCTCGCCCTCGATGCCCGTGATCCCCTGGCGCACAAGCGCGGGGAGTTCCACCTGCCGCGCGGGGTGGTGTACCTCGACGGCAACAGCCTGGGCGCGCTGCCCCGCCGCGTGCCCGCGCGGCTCGCGCAGGCCGCGCAGACCGAGTGGGGCGATCAGCTCATCCGCTCGTGGACCGCCGGGGCCGACGCCGGGCAGGACTGGATGGCGCTGCCCGACCGCGTGGCGGCCAAGATCGCCCGGCTGATCGGCGCAGCGGCGCACGAGGTCGCGGTGGGCGATTCCACCAGCGTGAACACCTTCAAGGTGCTCGCCGCGGCGCTGGGCGTGGCCGGGCCGGGCCGCCGCGTGATCCTGACCGACGCGGACAACTTCCCCACCGACCTGTACGTCGCGCAGGGCCTGAACGCGCTGCTGGGCGACACGCTGGAACTGCGCCGCGTGCCCGCCGACGACATCGAAGCGCACCTGACCGAGGACGTCGCGGCGCTGCTGCTCACGCAGGTGGACTACCGCACCGGCCGGAAGCTGGACCTGGAGGCGATCACCGCGCAGGCCCGCGCGCAGGGCATCGTGACCGTGTGGGACCTCGCGCACTCCGCCGGGGCGTTCCCAGTCGATCTGAATGGCGCGGGGGCTGACTTCGCGGTGGGCTGCGGGTACAAGTTCCTGAACGGCGGCCCCGGCGCGCCCGCGTTCCTGTACGCCGCCGAACGGCACCACGCCGCGGCCCCGGTGGCGATCAGCGGCTGGATGGGACACGCCGACCCCTTCGAGATGGCCCGCGACTTCACCCCGGCCCCCGGCGCGCGCCGCTTCGTGGCGGGCACGCCGATGGTGCTGAGCCTCAGCGCGCTCGACGAGGCGCTCGACGTGTTCGCCGACGTGGACCTGGACGCGCTGCGCGCCAAGAGCCTGTCCCTGACCGACACGTTCATCGACCTGATGGAGCCGCTGGCCGCCCGCTTCCCGCTGACGCTGGTCACGCCCCGCGACCACGCGCGGCGCGGCTCGCAGGTCAGTTACCGCCACCCGCAGGCGCGTGAGGTCATGGCCGACCTGACCCAGGCGGGCATCGTCGGCGACTACCGCACGCCGGACATCCTGCGGTTCGGGTTCACGCCGCTGTACCACTCGCACGCGGACGTGTGGCAGGCCGCGCGGGGCGTGCAGGCGGTGCTGGAGGCCCGCGCGTGACCGCGCCGCTGCCAGACCGCCCCGGCGCCCCGGACCGCGACGCGCCCGAGCAGGCGTACACCGACTTCACCCGCAGCCTCAGCTACGGCGACTACCTGCAACTCGACGTGCTGAAAAGCGCGCACCGCCCGGTCACGGCCGCGCACGACGAGCACCTGTTCATCGCCGTGCATCACGTCTCGGAGGTCTGGCTGGACCTGATCATCCGCGAATTGCGCGCCGCGATGGACCAGCTCGCGCGCGGCATCACCGACGCGCCGCAGAAGGGCCTGTCGCGCGTCGTGCGTGCCCAGGAGCAGCTCACGAACGCCTGGGAGGTCCTCAAGACCATGACCCCCGCCGACTACCTGCAGTTCCGCGACGCGTTCGGGCAGGCGTCGGGCTTCCAGAGCGCGTCGTACCGCATGGTGGAGTTCCTGCTCGGGAACCGGCACGCGGTGCTGCTGCGCCCGCACGAGCACCGCCCGGACCTGATCGGGCCGCTGCGGGAGGCCATCGAGGCGCCCAGCGTGTACGACCTGACGCTGCGCCTGATGCACGCGCGCGGCCTGATCGTGCCGGACGAGGTGCTGAACCGCGACCTCACGCTGCCGCCCGTGCTGAACGAGACGGTGCTGGAACACTGGCTGACCGTCTACCGCCACCCCGAGACGTACTGGGACCTGTACGAACTCGCCGAGAAGCTGCTGGACGTCGAGGACAACTTCCGCCGCTGGCGCTTCAACCACCTGACGACCGTGGAACGCACCATCGGCTTCAAGCGCGGCTCGGGCGGCACGAGTGGCGCCGGGTATCTGCGCCGCGCGCTGGAGACCGTGCTGTTCCCGGAACTGTGGGAAGTCCGCACCCGCCTGTGAGACGGCCTCCGGTTGAAAGGTTTGCAAAAACGTTCAACCCGAGCAGGAGCGAAACGGGTTCCGGGCGTGGAGTTGGCACCCCGGTGTGGTTCCGGGGTGTGAACGCAACAGACGGAATCCGTATGACGCGAATCCCGGTGAGGGCCTAGCGTGCCGCTGCTGGCCGCGCTGGCCTTTCTGGGCCTGAGCCTGCTGCTGGGCACCACGCTCGCCCGCGCCGCGCTGGACGTCCCGGTGCGGCTGCGCCTCCCGGCGCTGGGGCTGGCGCTGCTGGCGCTGGGCTGGGCGGGACAGGTGGCCGTGACGCTGGGTGCGCTGGGCCTGGGCTGGGCGGACGCTCCCGCGTTCCTGACCGACACGCTCACGGGTCGCGCGGTGCTGACCGGGCTGCTGGGGGGAACGCTGCTGCTCGCGGCGCGGGTGGCGGGCGCGCCTGCCGCGCTGCTGCTGCCGGGCGCGCTGCTGCTCGTGTGGGGCGCGTCCGGTGTCGGGCACGGCGCGGGGCACGCCCTGTGGGTGCGGGGGCTGCACGCCGCGCACCTGACCGCCATGAGCACCTGGGTGGGGGGCGTGCTGGCCCTGACGGTCGCGCAGCCCCTCGCGGCGCGGGCCGCGGCGCGCTTCACGCCACTGGCGACCGCGAGCGTGGCGGTCCTGGCCGTGACGGGCCTGCTGCTGGGTGCGGAGCACCTGCCCACCCTGGCCGAGTGGACCGGCACCCGCTACGGGCAGACGCTGCTGCTCAAGCTCGTACTGGTCGCGCTGGCACTGGGCGCGGCGGCACTGGTCCGGCGGGCGTTCGCCGGACGGGACCGCCGGGTGCGGACGCTGCTGGCGCGCGAGGCGCTGCTGCTGCTGGCCGTGCTGGGCGTCACGGGCGTGCTGAGCACCACCGACCCGCACGAACACCCGCCGCAGGCGACGCTCAGGGTTGCGCCTGACCGTAGTTCAGGCTGAGGTCCAGCGTCTGCCGGGCGTTCAACGTCACGGTCTGTGGGGTGGGGGCGCGCCAGGGCAGGGCGTCCACGCCGGTCACGGTGTACGTGCCGGGTTCCAGCGTGACGCTGCGGCCCGCGGACGTGACGCCCGTCAGCGTCTGATCGAAGCCTGCGCCCTGCACGCGCACGTCCGCGCTGGCCGGTCCAGTCACGAACACGGTCAGGACCGCGCGGGTCGCCTGCCCGGCCGGCTGGTACGTGAAGGTCACCTCACCGCCCCCGGTCACGCCCAGCTGACGCGCGCCGGGCGTGTCCCAGCCGTCCACTGGTTGCGGCGTGAGGGTGTACGTGCCGGGATCGACCGTGAGCGTCTCGCTGCCGCGCACGCTCACGGTGCGGACCGTGCCGCCGTTCTCGACGCGGACGCTGGCCTGCGCGGGACCCTCGACACGCAGGGTGAGGGGCACGCCCTTCAGACCGGCGCAGGCACTCAGGGCGAAGGACAGGGACAGGGCCGCGAGGAGCAGGGGGCGCATGCCCGCAGCGTACCCCACGCCCGCCCCGCGCGGAACGGTGTCCAGAGAGGTGCTCGGGACTCGGCGATCAGGGGGTGGCGATCAGGGCGCGTCCGTCACCGCTCAGGGTCACC from Deinococcus sp. JMULE3 encodes:
- a CDS encoding diguanylate cyclase, producing MISAVFPDLFVNLCVLVTLSFVLSLTYRDWPPPPGRALRWGRLLFTAGMSAALFLLATPHAGGRVSLTLVPVVLMTLRHGWRGLYVGVPATLLAGLDGAWAFASAALSLLCVTACTVRARHLLDLSDVSGSLQRHGWVALVLFLPASLPQPGGLEDWARVYPLAVLMNAVGFLSTATMLTSRVALIQSTTRYRTEAHHDALTGLANRRQFELDLPFTQVGDALLLFDLDHFKRVNDEFGHPVGDEVLRVVAQALAAELRGRDRAYRYGGEEFAVILRRVPPAELERVARRMARVVSSLEPVEVAGVRGPRVTVSVGGAPFGLWSRTRTLWDADEALYQVKSAGRDGVRIAGGGARREVEYQV
- the trxA gene encoding thioredoxin, with protein sequence MCARCGAALPWLISGTDATFAGDVQAAVPVLVDFWAPWCGPCRVIGPILEDLARERAGKLKVVKVNVDEHPRAPGDHAVQGIPTLLLFRGGKLAGRQVGAVPKATLAAWIDAN
- a CDS encoding DUF305 domain-containing protein, encoding MKRMTLLLAAALSISPALAQTGHSGHAMPGMTAPQGPDLNALSGQAFDRAYLSMMIAHHQGALDMARAAQPRLKDRQVKAWAAAVVKDQTREITLMTGWLKGLGSVDPAARSHMQGMMAGMVAPLKSAADADRAFVQGMLPHHQGALEMAGVALARSGDARVLKLSRDIVRAQADEMYAFRLWLRR
- a CDS encoding response regulator, coding for MARVLIVDDDPAILEILGAYLRADGHDVREATTGVQARALLPEVDLAVLDWMLPGVSGLDVAREQRRAHPDFPLILLSARGEEEDRLRGLDVGADDYVTKPFSPREVAARVRALLRRSGVRDVVGGAGLSVNARTREVTLDGAPLTLTRLEFELLLTLAGHPGMVWTRERLLDRVWGADDPVVERVVDVHLAGLRRKLGEDAARPRFIETVRGVGYRFRDGA
- a CDS encoding HAMP domain-containing sensor histidine kinase; the protein is MKLFPRLLLAHLLAVLVALGALLLVAELTLPGVYQHHVDQMVRAMGEPGRALRPDLEAGMRGALTGALLLALPFAALAAALSALLTSRRVVRSVALLGQGSRDLTGGAYARRLPEGGRDELADLARNFNRLAAALERVEQDRVTLIGEVGHELRTPLAALRGYSEALSDGVLPPAQVAPAIAREVRVLERLAQDLSLVSRAEAGHVDLRPEAVPVQALLDAARERFADVYAARGVTLRVGGSGAWVQADPERAGQVLANLLHNAARHTPPGGTVTLEAAPAGGAVALTVRDTGGGIAPAHLERIFERFYRVDEARTRGEAGGVGSGVGLTVARALARRMDGDLRAESGAGGSMFTFTLPVAPVGGARPDTLD
- the kynU gene encoding kynureninase, whose amino-acid sequence is MTLTIPDHLLALDARDPLAHKRGEFHLPRGVVYLDGNSLGALPRRVPARLAQAAQTEWGDQLIRSWTAGADAGQDWMALPDRVAAKIARLIGAAAHEVAVGDSTSVNTFKVLAAALGVAGPGRRVILTDADNFPTDLYVAQGLNALLGDTLELRRVPADDIEAHLTEDVAALLLTQVDYRTGRKLDLEAITAQARAQGIVTVWDLAHSAGAFPVDLNGAGADFAVGCGYKFLNGGPGAPAFLYAAERHHAAAPVAISGWMGHADPFEMARDFTPAPGARRFVAGTPMVLSLSALDEALDVFADVDLDALRAKSLSLTDTFIDLMEPLAARFPLTLVTPRDHARRGSQVSYRHPQAREVMADLTQAGIVGDYRTPDILRFGFTPLYHSHADVWQAARGVQAVLEARA
- a CDS encoding tryptophan 2,3-dioxygenase, which translates into the protein MTAPLPDRPGAPDRDAPEQAYTDFTRSLSYGDYLQLDVLKSAHRPVTAAHDEHLFIAVHHVSEVWLDLIIRELRAAMDQLARGITDAPQKGLSRVVRAQEQLTNAWEVLKTMTPADYLQFRDAFGQASGFQSASYRMVEFLLGNRHAVLLRPHEHRPDLIGPLREAIEAPSVYDLTLRLMHARGLIVPDEVLNRDLTLPPVLNETVLEHWLTVYRHPETYWDLYELAEKLLDVEDNFRRWRFNHLTTVERTIGFKRGSGGTSGAGYLRRALETVLFPELWEVRTRL
- a CDS encoding CopD family protein, whose protein sequence is MPLLAALAFLGLSLLLGTTLARAALDVPVRLRLPALGLALLALGWAGQVAVTLGALGLGWADAPAFLTDTLTGRAVLTGLLGGTLLLAARVAGAPAALLLPGALLLVWGASGVGHGAGHALWVRGLHAAHLTAMSTWVGGVLALTVAQPLAARAAARFTPLATASVAVLAVTGLLLGAEHLPTLAEWTGTRYGQTLLLKLVLVALALGAAALVRRAFAGRDRRVRTLLAREALLLLAVLGVTGVLSTTDPHEHPPQATLRVAPDRSSG